GCGCCGGTGCTTTTGATCGATGAGGTTGATCGCAGCGATGAAGAATTTGAAGCCTATTTACTTGAGCTGCTTTCCGATTTCCAAATCACCATTCCCGAAATCGGCACCCTCAAAGCCGAGAAGCCGCCGGTGGTGGTCGTCACTTCCAACCGCACGCGTGAAATACACGATGCTTTGAAGCGGCGCTGTCTTTATTATTGGATCGATTATCCCTCATTTGAAAAAGAGTACGAGATCGTGCTCACCAAAGTCCCGAACGCGCCGCAGCAGTTGGCGAAACAGGTGACCTCTTTCATTCAAGAATTGCGCCGCGCTGATCTGTACAAAGTGCCGGGCGTCGCTGAGACGCTCGATTGGACCGCCGCGCTGGTGGCGTTGGATCAAAAAGCGTTAAGCCCGCAAGTCGTCGACGATACCCTTGGCGTGATTTTGAAATATCAGGACGATGTCGCCAAAGTTCGCGGCCCGGCGGCGAAAATGATTTTTGATACGGTGATTGTGGGGTAAAAAAGCTTCGAATATGGAATGTTCGGATCAAACGGATTTGCGCGGGTCAACAAATTGTCATTCTGCAAGAATCTTTTTTGCCTA
This DNA window, taken from candidate division KSB1 bacterium, encodes the following:
- a CDS encoding MoxR family ATPase; translation: MPSFSSIDDIQQALQAQSYIAERGLATAIFLALKLRRPLFLEGEAGVGKTEVAKALANLLGTELIRLQCYEGLDVHHAVYEWNYTRQMLHLRLHEARNEKVNEAELFGPEFLLRRPLLQAIENSRLEAPVLLIDEVDRSDEEFEAYLLELLSDFQITIPEIGTLKAEKPPVVVVTSNRTREIHDALKRRCLYYWIDYPSFEKEYEIVLTKVPNAPQQLAKQVTSFIQELRRADLYKVPGVAETLDWTAALVALDQKALSPQVVDDTLGVILKYQDDVAKVRGPAAKMIFDTVIVG